In the genome of Massilibacillus massiliensis, one region contains:
- a CDS encoding transketolase: MNLKVKACDIRKDIVTLIHRAKTGHIGGDMSVTDILVNLYYKQLNLSPDRVQDPDRDRFVLSKGHSVESLYCILADRGYFPKEDLLTYSQFGSTYIGHPNNKINGIEMNTGSLGHGLSVAVGMALAGRMDKRAYRVYAVMGDGEMAEGSVWEAIMAGGHYKLDHLTAFVDRNRLQISGTTEEVMTQDRQEERWAAFGWNVLSIAGNDMDAIDHAVELAKSTKGKPTVIIANTTKGCGVSFMENQAGWHHRVPTDEEYAQAIKELDQRRADYE; this comes from the coding sequence ATGAATTTGAAAGTAAAAGCATGTGATATCAGAAAAGATATTGTAACCTTGATCCATAGGGCGAAAACAGGTCATATTGGCGGAGACATGAGTGTAACGGATATCTTAGTAAATTTGTATTATAAACAATTGAATTTAAGCCCTGATCGAGTGCAAGACCCTGATCGTGATCGTTTTGTGCTGAGTAAAGGGCATTCGGTAGAATCGTTGTACTGTATTCTTGCAGATCGTGGCTATTTTCCGAAAGAAGATTTGTTGACCTATTCGCAGTTTGGTTCCACTTATATTGGGCATCCAAATAATAAAATCAACGGTATAGAAATGAATACAGGTTCTTTGGGACATGGGCTTTCGGTAGCGGTTGGTATGGCGCTGGCCGGACGAATGGATAAGAGAGCCTATCGTGTTTATGCTGTTATGGGCGATGGGGAAATGGCTGAAGGCTCTGTTTGGGAAGCGATTATGGCAGGCGGTCATTATAAATTAGATCATTTGACGGCTTTTGTGGATCGTAATCGTTTGCAGATTTCGGGGACGACAGAAGAAGTGATGACGCAGGATCGCCAGGAAGAAAGATGGGCAGCTTTTGGCTGGAATGTGCTTTCGATTGCCGGTAATGATATGGATGCGATTGATCATGCGGTGGAATTAGCAAAATCTACAAAAGGAAAACCGACTGTAATTATTGCCAATACGACGAAAGGCTGCGGCGTTTCGTTTATGGAAAATCAGGCAGGTTGGCATCATCGGGTTCCAACAGATGAAGAATATGCACAAGCAATAAAAGAACTGGATCAAAGGAGAGCGGACTATGAATAA
- a CDS encoding L-fucose/L-arabinose isomerase family protein: protein MGKIKLGFAPTRRSIFSAPDAIRYRNLTAKRLEELGIEFVDISDINEEGLLYDDADRIKISEKFRKQEIDGLFLPHCNFGTEYECARLAKELNVPVLLWGPLDERPDENGVRLRDSQCGLFATGKVLRRFRVMFTYLTNCRLEDPVFERGIRDFLAVCNVVKTFRNTRILQISTRPFDFWSTMCNEGELLEKFNIQLSPIPLVELTAAMEDVRKNDQKKVAETVAYMKTHMEICIKADEVEKVAELKVAMRNLIDQYGCNAAAIQCWNALQQEIGIMPCAANALINEEGIPVVCETDIHGAITALLVEAAGMHETRSFFADWTIRHPDIENGELLQHCGPWPISLAKEKAKLTYPLAFEHPGSITAEARHGELTLCRFDGDNGEYSMLLGNAKGVDGPKCMGTYLWIEVENIKRLEEKNVTGPYIHHCVGIHKNVVPILYEACKYIGIQPDLYDPIEEDVKAYLRGE, encoded by the coding sequence ATGGGAAAGATTAAATTGGGTTTTGCGCCTACCAGACGATCGATATTTAGTGCTCCGGATGCAATTCGTTATCGGAATTTGACGGCAAAAAGACTCGAGGAATTGGGCATTGAGTTTGTTGATATTTCCGATATAAACGAAGAGGGATTATTGTACGATGATGCCGACCGAATTAAAATAAGCGAAAAATTCAGAAAACAAGAAATAGATGGACTATTTTTGCCGCATTGTAACTTTGGTACAGAGTATGAATGTGCGAGATTAGCAAAGGAGCTTAATGTTCCTGTTTTATTGTGGGGGCCTTTGGATGAAAGACCTGATGAGAATGGCGTGAGGCTTAGAGACAGCCAATGTGGTCTTTTTGCGACAGGTAAGGTATTGCGCAGGTTTAGAGTAATGTTTACCTATTTAACGAATTGTCGTTTGGAAGATCCGGTGTTTGAGAGAGGCATCAGAGATTTCTTGGCGGTGTGCAATGTAGTAAAAACTTTTAGGAATACGCGTATTTTACAGATTTCTACAAGACCTTTTGATTTTTGGTCGACGATGTGTAATGAGGGAGAATTGTTGGAGAAATTCAATATCCAGCTTTCACCGATTCCTTTAGTTGAGTTGACGGCGGCGATGGAAGACGTCAGAAAAAATGATCAGAAAAAAGTTGCTGAAACTGTAGCGTATATGAAAACGCATATGGAAATTTGTATCAAAGCAGATGAAGTAGAGAAAGTTGCCGAGCTGAAGGTTGCAATGCGGAATCTAATTGATCAATATGGCTGTAATGCGGCAGCAATTCAATGCTGGAATGCATTGCAACAAGAAATTGGCATTATGCCTTGTGCTGCCAATGCATTAATCAATGAGGAAGGCATTCCTGTTGTTTGTGAAACAGACATTCATGGTGCGATTACAGCGTTACTCGTGGAGGCTGCCGGCATGCATGAGACGAGATCCTTTTTTGCCGATTGGACGATTCGTCATCCGGATATTGAAAATGGTGAATTGTTGCAGCATTGCGGACCGTGGCCAATTTCTCTGGCAAAAGAGAAAGCGAAACTTACATATCCTTTAGCCTTTGAGCATCCGGGCAGCATTACAGCTGAGGCTAGACATGGGGAACTTACGTTATGTAGATTTGACGGAGATAATGGGGAATATTCGATGCTTTTGGGCAATGCAAAAGGTGTCGACGGACCAAAATGTATGGGAACGTATTTGTGGATTGAAGTTGAGAATATCAAACGGTTGGAAGAAAAAAATGTCACTGGGCCGTATATCCATCATTGCGTTGGTATCCATAAAAATGTGGTGCCGATCTTATATGAAGCATGTAAATATATAGGGATTCAACCGGACTTATATGATCCAATAGAGGAAGATGTGAAAGCATATTTGAGAGGTGAATGA
- a CDS encoding LacI family DNA-binding transcriptional regulator yields the protein MADVTIKDIAEQLGISSATVSLALNNRPGVNPQTKQKVMDLVQKLNYTGTAVNKVHKNRGVLNFLVYKRYGKIIADTQFFAELIESVETAARAFDYTIALTYCNGKDQLDTILKPVLAAQPEGIIILGTEMTEEDLQSFSEVDIPILLLDGDLLDCAVDRVTIHNAEGIWQAVKHLHAQGHREIGYLKSSFSIKNFDQRFWGYRYALKKLDLNYHKDYVFFVEPTLDGALNDMEILLKNNVKLPTALIADNDLLALGALKAFKQNGIRVPDDVSLIGFDDIPMCLFFEPALTSVRVSTRSLGYAAVQHIIHRIDHVDMDEAFRKISIGTTLMVRDSVKKISHL from the coding sequence ATGGCGGATGTTACAATAAAAGATATAGCTGAGCAGCTCGGTATTTCTTCTGCGACGGTTTCATTGGCGTTAAATAATCGACCAGGTGTCAATCCCCAAACGAAGCAAAAGGTCATGGATCTGGTACAGAAGTTAAATTATACAGGTACTGCAGTCAATAAGGTGCATAAAAATAGAGGTGTGCTCAATTTTCTCGTTTATAAACGGTATGGAAAGATCATCGCGGATACACAATTTTTTGCGGAGTTAATAGAGTCTGTTGAGACGGCAGCGCGTGCTTTTGATTATACAATTGCGCTAACTTATTGTAATGGAAAAGATCAACTGGATACGATTCTTAAGCCGGTATTGGCTGCCCAGCCGGAAGGTATTATCATTTTGGGGACGGAAATGACCGAGGAAGATCTGCAGTCTTTTTCAGAGGTAGATATCCCAATCCTTTTATTGGATGGAGATTTATTGGATTGCGCGGTTGACCGTGTTACGATCCATAATGCGGAGGGGATCTGGCAGGCAGTCAAACATCTCCATGCACAAGGACATCGTGAGATTGGCTATTTAAAAAGTTCGTTTTCAATTAAAAATTTTGATCAGCGTTTTTGGGGCTATCGCTATGCGTTGAAAAAGTTGGATCTAAATTATCATAAAGACTATGTCTTTTTCGTGGAACCCACACTGGATGGTGCACTGAATGATATGGAGATTTTGTTAAAAAACAATGTGAAGTTGCCTACAGCATTAATTGCAGACAATGATTTGCTAGCGTTGGGTGCATTAAAGGCGTTTAAACAGAATGGTATACGGGTGCCGGATGATGTATCGTTGATCGGATTTGATGATATACCAATGTGTCTTTTTTTTGAACCGGCATTGACATCGGTTCGTGTATCGACGAGATCATTGGGCTATGCGGCTGTGCAACATATCATTCATCGGATTGATCATGTGGACATGGATGAAGCTTTTAGAAAGATTTCTATCGGGACGACTTTGATGGTACGTGATAGTGTGAAAAAGATATCACACTTGTAA
- the rbsD gene encoding D-ribose pyranase, translating into MKKSGILNAQLAGYIAALGHNDIFMIGDGGMPVPKGVPVVDLALCGGVPTFKQTLDAVLEEAVIEFYTVAEEIKEKNKPLLAYINDKMPNIKHEFIEHIELKERSAKVKFAIRTGEFTPYPNIILRAGVAFVV; encoded by the coding sequence ATGAAAAAATCTGGAATTCTAAATGCCCAATTGGCAGGGTATATCGCTGCTCTTGGCCATAATGATATTTTCATGATTGGAGATGGTGGGATGCCCGTACCAAAGGGTGTACCGGTAGTTGACCTGGCTTTGTGTGGCGGGGTGCCGACATTTAAACAAACTTTAGATGCAGTTCTAGAAGAAGCCGTAATAGAATTTTATACAGTAGCAGAAGAAATAAAGGAAAAAAATAAACCGCTTTTAGCGTACATAAATGATAAAATGCCGAATATAAAACACGAATTCATTGAGCATATTGAATTGAAAGAAAGATCTGCAAAGGTGAAGTTCGCTATTCGTACAGGGGAATTTACGCCGTATCCTAATATTATTTTACGTGCAGGTGTGGCTTTCGTTGTTTGA
- a CDS encoding urease accessory protein UreH domain-containing protein, translating into MIIIREKRQIIDVDGMTCHSCETRIEKALLAVPGVLEASANFCENQVCVTYNTQECRQEDLIQAIEAAGYTIGSKQNKFFSALKMLGIAGVFFAVLFLGEYTGSFDMSSKLQGSVTYITLFLIGLFTSLHCVGMCGGIMLSQSVKEDTTKKGTFFAASAYNAGRVLGYTVLGGIVGAIGSALSVSIEFMAAMAVIAGLFMVCMGMNIAGVNVFRKYIKLPAVPLRSRLLKRADTPFLVGVINGLMPCGPLQTMQLYALASGSAFNGAIAMLIFALGTLPLMLSFGAVSGWLAQGATKRLMKFSGVFVIVLGLIMTNRGLALAGVDVSLFNRLGSSDVKAGMVVKAEMQEGYQVIKMTADNRGYTPNVLYVQKGVPVKWIINGEQINSCNNQIILPALNLKRKLTAGENVIEFTPQDQDLNFSCWMGMIKGLIRVVDDVNAVDVSKENINIPQSSGCCGGGGANSSCCSTEKTASIYNEDINQEPTERIVKKATVIDQAASVTFTGKGAEFEPLIVVVEKAKATRVLFDLNAFDREEGTWEIVDYQQKQVVKKFMFTRKNYAFDFNQPTSGTFLIYQDRSLKGVIEVVDDLAAADPEKIREKFFKSK; encoded by the coding sequence GTGATTATCATTCGTGAGAAGAGACAGATTATAGACGTTGATGGGATGACTTGTCATTCTTGTGAGACTCGAATTGAAAAGGCTTTGCTTGCAGTTCCGGGAGTTTTAGAAGCGTCGGCCAATTTTTGCGAGAATCAGGTTTGTGTAACTTATAATACGCAGGAATGTCGTCAAGAAGATCTTATACAGGCAATTGAAGCAGCTGGATATACCATTGGCAGCAAGCAGAATAAATTTTTTTCGGCTTTGAAGATGTTAGGTATAGCGGGTGTTTTTTTTGCTGTTTTGTTTTTAGGAGAGTACACGGGCAGTTTTGATATGAGTTCAAAGTTGCAGGGAAGTGTAACTTACATAACGTTGTTCTTGATTGGGCTCTTTACTTCGTTACATTGCGTGGGGATGTGCGGCGGTATTATGCTTTCACAAAGTGTGAAGGAGGATACGACGAAAAAGGGGACTTTTTTTGCTGCAAGTGCATACAATGCCGGACGTGTGTTGGGATATACGGTATTGGGCGGTATTGTTGGGGCGATTGGTTCGGCTTTGTCCGTATCGATTGAGTTCATGGCGGCAATGGCCGTGATCGCTGGGCTGTTTATGGTGTGTATGGGGATGAATATCGCAGGGGTGAATGTATTTAGAAAATATATCAAGTTGCCTGCTGTTCCGTTGCGCAGTCGTCTGCTCAAACGGGCTGATACGCCTTTTCTGGTGGGTGTGATCAATGGTTTGATGCCGTGCGGTCCGCTGCAGACCATGCAATTGTATGCCTTAGCATCAGGAAGTGCCTTCAATGGTGCAATCGCAATGTTGATTTTTGCTCTGGGAACTTTGCCGTTGATGCTTTCTTTTGGTGCTGTTTCTGGTTGGCTTGCGCAAGGTGCGACCAAACGATTGATGAAGTTCAGCGGTGTATTTGTGATCGTCTTGGGATTGATCATGACAAATCGTGGGCTGGCTTTAGCGGGTGTTGATGTGTCTTTATTTAACAGACTGGGAAGCAGCGATGTCAAGGCAGGCATGGTTGTGAAAGCCGAAATGCAAGAAGGGTATCAAGTCATAAAAATGACCGCTGACAATCGAGGGTATACGCCGAACGTATTATATGTACAAAAAGGTGTGCCAGTGAAATGGATCATCAATGGTGAACAAATTAACTCTTGTAATAATCAAATTATACTTCCTGCACTGAATCTTAAACGGAAATTAACAGCTGGTGAAAATGTAATAGAATTTACACCGCAGGATCAAGATTTAAATTTTAGCTGTTGGATGGGCATGATCAAGGGGCTTATCAGAGTTGTAGATGATGTAAATGCGGTCGATGTTTCAAAAGAAAATATAAATATCCCACAAAGCAGTGGCTGCTGTGGTGGCGGTGGTGCAAATAGTTCGTGCTGTAGCACTGAAAAAACAGCGAGTATTTACAATGAGGATATCAATCAAGAGCCAACAGAGCGAATTGTTAAAAAAGCCACTGTGATAGATCAGGCAGCAAGTGTGACTTTTACAGGCAAAGGGGCGGAGTTTGAGCCGCTTATTGTGGTTGTTGAAAAAGCAAAAGCAACACGGGTACTATTTGATTTGAATGCGTTTGATCGTGAAGAAGGAACGTGGGAGATTGTAGATTATCAGCAGAAGCAGGTTGTGAAGAAGTTTATGTTCACACGGAAAAACTATGCATTTGATTTCAATCAACCGACCTCAGGTACTTTTTTGATTTATCAGGATCGCTCATTGAAAGGCGTGATCGAGGTTGTCGACGATTTAGCAGCGGCCGATCCGGAAAAGATACGGGAAAAGTTCTTTAAAAGCAAATAA
- a CDS encoding winged helix-turn-helix transcriptional regulator — MKNTITFSINDDICPVGFALKIIEGKWKLPIIWVLCQNGTLRYNELKRSIIGITNMMLTSSLKELEENGLVHRAQYNEIPPRVEYSLTESGKQLLPVLDEFAKWGKMLMQLNLK; from the coding sequence ATGAAAAATACAATTACTTTTTCGATAAACGATGATATATGCCCTGTAGGATTTGCATTGAAAATTATAGAAGGAAAATGGAAATTACCAATTATTTGGGTGCTTTGTCAAAATGGGACACTGAGATACAACGAATTAAAAAGAAGCATTATAGGAATTACCAATATGATGTTGACAAGCTCGCTTAAAGAACTTGAGGAGAATGGTTTGGTGCATCGAGCGCAGTATAATGAAATACCGCCGCGTGTGGAATATTCCTTAACGGAGAGTGGGAAACAGCTACTGCCTGTACTTGATGAATTTGCAAAATGGGGCAAAATGTTGATGCAATTAAATTTGAAATAG
- a CDS encoding pyridoxamine 5'-phosphate oxidase family protein has translation MHEVFKFLQDCGIFFVATVDETEPKVRPFSFVMEYQGKLCFGTSNQKPFYRQLMANPNIEICASQGGKWLRLSGQAVFCTTREAKAEALEVMPMLKQMYSVDDNLCEIFYIDNAVANFSSMSGESKTIHLS, from the coding sequence ATGCATGAAGTTTTTAAATTTCTTCAAGATTGCGGAATTTTCTTTGTTGCTACCGTAGATGAAACTGAACCAAAAGTCCGTCCATTTAGCTTTGTAATGGAATATCAAGGAAAACTCTGTTTCGGTACAAGCAATCAAAAACCTTTTTATCGTCAACTGATGGCGAATCCAAACATTGAAATCTGCGCATCACAAGGTGGAAAATGGTTACGATTAAGCGGTCAAGCAGTATTTTGCACTACGAGAGAAGCAAAAGCAGAGGCGTTAGAAGTTATGCCAATGTTAAAGCAAATGTATTCTGTAGATGATAATCTATGTGAAATTTTTTATATTGACAACGCCGTTGCAAACTTTTCTTCAATGAGCGGTGAAAGCAAAACGATTCATCTTTCATAA
- a CDS encoding YbaN family protein encodes MQTGQTIKKYIFIVCGCLSILLGIFGIFLPLLPTTPFLLLAAYFFTRSSKRLHSWLIHHKTFGQYIYQYETYRAMDRKTKLVAVGSMWVSLFISMILVSNFYIRLLLVVIGIGVSLYIRSLRTLERQTELLDVDANRKEKE; translated from the coding sequence ATGCAAACCGGACAAACTATAAAGAAATATATCTTCATTGTATGTGGCTGTTTATCAATCTTGCTAGGAATTTTCGGTATTTTTCTTCCGTTGTTGCCGACAACGCCATTTTTGTTGCTGGCTGCGTATTTTTTTACGCGTAGTTCCAAACGGCTGCATAGTTGGTTGATTCACCATAAGACATTTGGTCAATATATTTATCAATATGAAACCTATAGAGCGATGGATCGGAAGACGAAATTGGTGGCAGTGGGGTCTATGTGGGTTTCGCTTTTTATATCGATGATTTTGGTGTCTAATTTTTATATAAGACTGTTATTGGTGGTTATTGGGATTGGAGTAAGCTTGTATATTCGTTCATTGCGTACCTTGGAAAGGCAGACGGAACTTTTGGATGTGGATGCCAATAGGAAGGAAAAAGAATGA
- a CDS encoding DsbA family oxidoreductase, translating to MKLEMFFDYLCPYCYLTFHEFKEILPDYPRLSVIWRPCEVRPRPELRATAWEGAPKWLTELKPRIDQAGLLPINRPFSSGNYSDMAIQGLLCLEEQGADIMRYNAAVFAAVFSKGMDIENLEVLCDCAADAGGNIDAFRQAIISETYKKKQLELNQYAWRENALDSVPSFRLGDARLNAVYSVGVLKSQLANFLDRHVSR from the coding sequence ATGAAATTGGAAATGTTTTTTGACTACCTATGTCCCTATTGCTATCTGACTTTTCATGAATTTAAAGAAATTCTGCCTGATTACCCAAGACTATCGGTAATTTGGCGGCCATGTGAAGTCCGACCTCGACCTGAACTTAGAGCAACTGCTTGGGAAGGCGCCCCCAAATGGCTAACAGAGTTGAAGCCTAGAATCGATCAGGCGGGATTGTTGCCTATAAACCGTCCGTTTTCTTCGGGTAATTACAGTGATATGGCTATCCAAGGGCTGTTATGTCTGGAAGAGCAAGGGGCGGATATTATGCGCTACAATGCTGCAGTTTTCGCTGCTGTCTTTTCCAAAGGGATGGACATTGAAAATCTGGAAGTACTTTGCGATTGTGCCGCGGATGCTGGGGGAAATATAGATGCATTCCGCCAGGCCATAATTTCGGAAACCTACAAGAAAAAACAGCTGGAACTGAACCAATATGCATGGAGAGAAAATGCATTGGATTCTGTACCTTCTTTCCGTCTGGGAGACGCTCGTCTAAATGCTGTTTACAGTGTCGGTGTTTTAAAGTCTCAGCTTGCGAATTTTTTGGATCGGCATGTTAGTCGGTAA
- a CDS encoding DUF3892 domain-containing protein, producing MVDIKNDFSKLPMMALQDIPQPNADAKQIVALVKEDGLVTGYQLSDGRVLSKDEGVQLAKQGGIQGVGVAVRNGTEYLKSLPDENEGNNLNNLPSVTQ from the coding sequence ATGGTAGATATAAAAAATGACTTCTCAAAGCTGCCGATGATGGCATTGCAGGATATACCGCAGCCTAATGCGGATGCTAAGCAGATTGTAGCGCTGGTAAAGGAAGACGGGCTAGTGACTGGCTATCAATTGTCGGATGGGCGTGTCTTAAGCAAAGATGAAGGGGTCCAATTAGCTAAACAGGGAGGTATTCAGGGAGTCGGCGTTGCTGTAAGAAATGGGACTGAGTATCTAAAATCTCTGCCGGATGAAAATGAAGGGAATAATTTAAATAATTTACCCTCTGTAACACAATGA
- the rlmH gene encoding 23S rRNA (pseudouridine(1915)-N(3))-methyltransferase RlmH has translation MKITIVAVGKIKEKYLTAGIQEFLKRLTPFAKLNIIEIDEEKMPENPSEAEKQKTLIKEGERLLKAVPEGSHLIVLDVYGKNISSEDLADNIAGLGLQGQSHITFLIGGAFGLSAEVRKAAKEKLSFSKMTFTHQMVRLLLVEQVYRAFKINRGEKYHW, from the coding sequence ATGAAAATTACAATTGTAGCTGTAGGTAAAATTAAAGAAAAATATTTGACTGCGGGAATTCAAGAGTTTTTAAAACGCTTAACACCGTTTGCCAAATTGAATATTATTGAAATTGATGAAGAAAAAATGCCAGAGAATCCATCGGAAGCTGAAAAACAAAAGACGCTCATCAAAGAAGGTGAGCGTCTTTTAAAAGCCGTACCAGAAGGGAGCCATCTCATTGTACTCGATGTTTACGGTAAAAACATTTCCTCAGAAGATTTAGCCGACAACATTGCCGGTCTAGGTCTCCAGGGACAAAGTCATATCACCTTTCTTATCGGTGGTGCTTTTGGCCTTTCCGCAGAAGTTCGCAAAGCTGCCAAAGAGAAATTGTCTTTCTCTAAGATGACGTTTACGCATCAGATGGTGAGACTTTTGTTGGTGGAACAAGTCTATAGAGCATTTAAGATTAATCGGGGTGAGAAGTATCACTGGTAA
- a CDS encoding S1C family serine protease gives MEKYYKKLTPYLFVVVFVGIVGGVLFSGCTNFAGEDVKSKVQAQPNLQVPTSTNISDARNTPVVRVAQAVGPAVVGITNKATARDWFNNKVTVEQGSGSGVIIDANGYIVTNNHVIQGAEEIVVSLSDGRTLNGKVLGSDPATDLAVVKVDGKDLPFATLGNSDEILVGEPAIAIGNPLGLEFKGSVTTGVISALNRSIEIGERRFKLIQTDAAINPGNSGGALVNADGMVIGINSAKIAVQGVEGIGLAIPSNTVRPIVQAIIEQGRVVRPYLGVGAFDKETAARQGYQLNIDAGVYIANVSKGGPAAKAGIKKGDIILQINGEATNSVVDLRTIIANYEVGKTVQVEINRDGSKTTVDVNLEEMPANE, from the coding sequence ATGGAAAAGTATTATAAAAAATTAACGCCATATCTATTTGTAGTTGTATTTGTTGGAATTGTTGGTGGGGTATTGTTTTCTGGCTGTACAAATTTTGCCGGAGAAGATGTTAAATCAAAAGTGCAAGCACAGCCAAATCTACAAGTTCCGACGAGCACGAATATTTCAGATGCAAGAAATACACCCGTTGTGAGAGTTGCGCAAGCCGTTGGTCCTGCTGTTGTCGGAATCACCAATAAAGCGACAGCAAGGGATTGGTTCAATAATAAAGTAACGGTTGAGCAGGGCTCCGGTTCGGGCGTTATTATTGATGCCAATGGATATATTGTAACAAATAATCATGTAATTCAAGGTGCAGAAGAAATTGTGGTATCGCTTTCTGATGGCAGAACTTTAAATGGGAAAGTTCTTGGTTCTGATCCGGCAACCGATTTGGCAGTTGTAAAAGTAGATGGAAAGGATTTACCGTTCGCGACACTTGGTAATTCTGATGAAATTCTGGTTGGTGAGCCGGCAATTGCAATCGGTAACCCATTGGGACTTGAATTTAAAGGAAGTGTAACGACGGGCGTCATTAGTGCCCTGAATCGTTCTATCGAAATTGGTGAACGGCGGTTTAAATTAATTCAGACCGATGCGGCAATCAATCCAGGTAATTCGGGTGGGGCTTTGGTGAATGCGGATGGTATGGTGATTGGCATTAACAGTGCAAAAATTGCTGTACAAGGTGTAGAGGGGATTGGTCTTGCAATTCCGTCGAATACAGTTCGTCCGATTGTTCAGGCAATTATTGAACAAGGAAGAGTGGTTCGTCCTTATTTAGGAGTTGGTGCATTTGATAAAGAAACAGCGGCAAGACAAGGCTATCAGTTAAATATTGATGCGGGTGTTTATATTGCCAATGTCAGCAAAGGTGGTCCAGCGGCTAAAGCTGGGATCAAAAAGGGCGATATTATTTTACAAATCAATGGTGAAGCAACGAATAGTGTTGTAGATTTGCGTACCATCATTGCCAATTATGAGGTTGGCAAAACGGTTCAGGTAGAAATAAATCGTGATGGCAGTAAAACAACCGTAGATGTAAATTTAGAGGAGATGCCAGCAAACGAATAA
- a CDS encoding MBL fold metallo-hydrolase, with translation MQVHVLASGSKGNSTYIQIGDTKILVDAGISARRIKTSLASIGVAIEELNGILITHEHRDHISGLPTLTKKYQLPIYTRADTFQSMYCRSLLSDACCNAIGDKIGIGELKIECFNIPHDAADPIGFNIFGKDIKCTFATDLGFVTSSVQKALDHSDILILEANHDVELLRNGAYPSYLKQRILSNRGHLSNADAAWALVRMKKQKHMKVFLAHLSEENNRPNIAWETVQKIISAQGEALDIRLASQNEVVSL, from the coding sequence ATGCAAGTGCATGTTTTAGCAAGTGGCAGCAAGGGAAATTCCACGTATATACAAATTGGCGATACAAAAATATTGGTTGATGCAGGAATTAGTGCACGAAGGATAAAAACGAGTTTAGCGAGTATTGGCGTCGCAATTGAAGAATTAAACGGCATATTAATTACGCACGAACATAGGGATCATATCAGTGGTTTGCCGACATTGACGAAGAAGTATCAATTACCCATCTATACACGTGCGGATACGTTTCAGTCGATGTATTGCCGGAGTTTGCTTTCCGATGCATGCTGCAATGCAATTGGCGATAAAATAGGCATAGGCGAATTGAAAATTGAATGCTTCAATATCCCGCATGATGCGGCAGATCCAATTGGGTTTAATATTTTCGGTAAAGATATAAAATGCACGTTTGCAACGGATTTGGGGTTTGTCACCAGCAGTGTGCAGAAAGCGCTGGATCATTCTGATATCTTGATTCTTGAGGCGAACCATGATGTTGAGCTCCTCAGAAATGGTGCTTATCCGAGTTACTTAAAGCAGCGGATTTTGAGTAATCGAGGGCATTTGTCGAATGCAGATGCAGCGTGGGCTTTGGTTAGAATGAAGAAACAAAAGCATATGAAGGTTTTTTTAGCACATCTTAGTGAAGAAAATAATCGACCGAATATTGCATGGGAAACAGTGCAAAAGATTATCAGTGCGCAAGGAGAAGCGCTAGATATTCGCTTGGCAAGCCAAAATGAGGTTGTAAGTCTATAG